The following proteins are co-located in the Mycobacteriales bacterium genome:
- a CDS encoding flagellar hook capping FlgD N-terminal domain-containing protein, which produces MTTPLSGLTGNRISDITGASPAGVAPGNEMGKDTFLKLLVAQLKYQNPLSPTDGTEFMAQTAQFTVVEKLDELSKQNAELISANRALGASGLIGKSVVSSGLDGSDVVATVTGVRFDPGGPVLLTGDTEVSLPAVKEVRPAGS; this is translated from the coding sequence ATGACCACACCACTGTCCGGTCTGACCGGCAACCGGATCAGCGACATCACGGGCGCGAGCCCGGCAGGCGTCGCGCCCGGCAACGAGATGGGCAAGGACACCTTCCTCAAGCTGCTCGTCGCCCAGCTGAAGTACCAGAACCCGCTCAGCCCGACCGACGGCACCGAGTTCATGGCCCAGACGGCGCAGTTCACCGTCGTCGAGAAGCTGGACGAGCTGTCCAAGCAGAACGCCGAGCTGATCAGCGCCAACCGCGCGCTCGGCGCGAGCGGCCTGATCGGCAAGTCGGTCGTGTCCAGCGGCCTCGACGGCAGCGATGTCGTCGCCACCGTCACGGGCGTCCGGTTCGACCCGGGTGGCCCCGTCCTGCTCACCGGAGACACGGAGGTCTCACTTCCTGCGGTCAAGGAGGTACGCCCCGCCGGCAGCTGA
- a CDS encoding flagellar motor protein MotB yields MSARRAKHHEEEEHENHERWLVTYADMLTVLMALFLVMYAMSVVDQTKAEQLAGSVREYFGTGPTLLDGGSGLLDTPSAPTAPEEQLAVNIQAAVAALDEKKARAKAVSNENEQLKEVQRRITESLTAKGLQNSVRFKIDERGLVVTIVTDEVLFTLGSATLLPAGRTVLDGIGPALVPIPNPVTVEGHTDNLPISGGRFPSNWELSTERATTVLRYIIASQKIPAKRMSAAGYADQRPLVKNTPQTRAVNRRVEVIVRATAADAGAPVAALPAAHSAPAPPRPAGAAAAAPAPPKEKH; encoded by the coding sequence ATGTCCGCCAGGCGGGCCAAGCACCACGAGGAGGAGGAGCACGAGAACCACGAGCGGTGGCTGGTCACCTACGCCGACATGCTCACGGTGCTGATGGCGCTGTTCCTCGTGATGTACGCGATGTCGGTCGTCGACCAGACCAAGGCCGAGCAGCTGGCCGGCAGCGTCCGGGAGTACTTCGGCACCGGGCCGACGCTGCTCGACGGCGGCAGCGGGCTGCTGGACACCCCGTCCGCGCCCACGGCCCCCGAGGAGCAGCTGGCGGTCAACATCCAGGCGGCGGTCGCCGCGCTGGACGAGAAGAAGGCCCGCGCGAAGGCGGTCTCCAACGAGAACGAGCAGCTGAAGGAGGTGCAGCGGCGGATCACCGAGTCGCTCACCGCGAAGGGGCTGCAGAACTCCGTCCGCTTCAAGATCGACGAGCGCGGCCTGGTCGTCACGATCGTCACCGACGAGGTGCTCTTCACGCTCGGCTCGGCCACGCTCCTGCCGGCCGGCCGCACCGTGCTCGACGGCATCGGCCCGGCGCTCGTGCCGATCCCCAACCCGGTCACCGTCGAGGGGCACACCGACAACCTGCCGATCAGCGGCGGGCGGTTCCCCTCCAACTGGGAGCTGTCGACAGAGCGCGCGACCACCGTGCTGCGCTACATCATCGCCAGCCAGAAGATCCCGGCGAAGCGGATGAGCGCCGCCGGCTACGCCGACCAGCGCCCGCTGGTCAAGAACACGCCGCAGACCCGGGCGGTCAACCGCCGGGTCGAGGTGATCGTGCGTGCCACGGCCGCCGACGCGGGTGCTCCCGTTGCCGCCCTACCCGCCGCGCACTCCGCGCCGGCGCCCCCCCGTCCGGCAGGCGCCGCCGCAGCGGCACCCGCCCCCCCGAAGGAGAAGCACTGA
- the flgF gene encoding flagellar basal-body rod protein FlgF produces MLRSMYSGISGLRTHQTMMDVVGNNIANVNTAGYKSSSTVFQDVLSQTLQGAGAPVNGAGGTNPAQVGLGVKLGAISTNFAQGASQLTGRATDLAIQGDGFFAVQQGGENLYTRSGSFNFDANGSLVTPSGASVLGWKANAGAINPNGPLEPVRLPIGQTLPPVQTGTVRLGGNIPDTEYDAAATDPVSITNGVTIFDSQGAPIKLSITYTQTGNDTWSVEATAPNANGSTPDAVVGTGTLTWDAATGKFNEPSMTLAAAGMAGVGNFTKDVTVQFGTPDEPMTQYAGSNSVAALEQDGAAIGALQSFTISPNGTVMGIFSNGMQEAIAQIAMANFANPGGLEKVGGSMYRPSPNSGLVQTGVAGEGGRGTLSGGTVEMSNVDLAQEFTNLIVAQRGFQANSRVISSSDELLQDLVNLKR; encoded by the coding sequence ATGCTTCGCTCGATGTACTCCGGTATCTCCGGTCTCCGCACGCACCAGACGATGATGGACGTCGTCGGCAACAACATCGCCAACGTCAACACGGCCGGCTACAAGAGCAGCTCCACCGTCTTCCAGGACGTGCTGAGCCAGACCCTGCAGGGCGCCGGCGCGCCGGTCAACGGCGCCGGCGGCACCAACCCCGCGCAGGTCGGCCTCGGTGTGAAGCTCGGTGCCATCAGCACCAACTTCGCGCAGGGCGCCAGCCAGCTCACCGGCCGGGCCACCGACCTCGCGATCCAGGGCGACGGCTTCTTCGCCGTCCAGCAGGGCGGGGAGAACCTCTACACCCGCTCCGGCAGCTTCAACTTCGACGCCAACGGCTCGCTCGTCACGCCGTCCGGCGCCTCGGTGCTCGGCTGGAAGGCCAACGCCGGCGCGATCAACCCCAACGGCCCGCTCGAGCCCGTCCGGCTGCCGATCGGCCAGACGCTGCCACCGGTCCAGACCGGCACGGTCCGGCTCGGCGGCAACATTCCGGACACCGAGTACGACGCGGCTGCGACCGACCCGGTCTCGATCACCAACGGCGTCACCATCTTCGACAGCCAGGGCGCGCCCATCAAGCTGTCGATCACCTACACGCAGACCGGCAACGACACCTGGAGCGTGGAGGCGACCGCGCCGAACGCGAACGGCTCCACCCCTGACGCCGTCGTCGGCACCGGAACGCTCACCTGGGACGCCGCCACCGGCAAGTTCAACGAGCCCAGCATGACGCTGGCCGCCGCGGGCATGGCCGGCGTCGGCAACTTCACCAAGGACGTCACCGTGCAGTTCGGCACCCCGGACGAGCCGATGACGCAGTACGCCGGCTCCAACAGCGTGGCGGCGCTCGAGCAGGACGGTGCGGCCATCGGCGCGCTCCAGTCGTTCACCATCTCCCCGAACGGCACCGTCATGGGCATCTTCTCCAACGGCATGCAGGAGGCCATCGCACAGATCGCGATGGCCAACTTCGCCAACCCGGGCGGCCTGGAGAAGGTCGGCGGCTCGATGTACCGCCCGTCACCGAACAGCGGCCTGGTGCAGACCGGCGTCGCCGGCGAGGGCGGCCGCGGAACGCTGTCCGGCGGCACGGTCGAGATGAGCAACGTCGACCTGGCGCAGGAGTTCACCAACCTGATCGTCGCCCAGCGCGGCTTCCAGGCCAACTCCCGCGTCATCTCCTCCTCCGACGAGCTGCTCCAGGACCTGGTCAACCTCAAGCGGTAG
- a CDS encoding flagellar basal body-associated FliL family protein, with protein MATTTKKAAAKPAEEGAQQASGGGRKKLLLIAVPLVALAAGWYFLLGPGAGDAGGEEAVAKKPEAGEVLSLEPITMNLADGRLLKVGLALQVVAKPSSGHGVTGAVALDEAIAFLGGRTYAELASPTARQAAKDELSKRVAERYHHDVMEVYFTEFVMQ; from the coding sequence ATGGCCACGACCACGAAGAAGGCAGCCGCGAAGCCGGCCGAGGAGGGTGCCCAGCAAGCCTCCGGAGGCGGCCGCAAGAAGCTGCTCCTGATCGCGGTGCCCCTGGTGGCCCTGGCGGCCGGCTGGTACTTCCTGCTGGGACCCGGCGCCGGTGATGCCGGTGGCGAGGAGGCGGTCGCGAAGAAGCCGGAGGCCGGGGAGGTGCTGTCCCTCGAGCCGATCACGATGAACCTGGCCGACGGCCGGCTGCTCAAGGTCGGCCTGGCCCTGCAGGTGGTCGCCAAGCCCAGCAGCGGCCACGGCGTGACCGGCGCGGTTGCCCTCGACGAGGCCATCGCCTTCCTGGGCGGCCGCACCTATGCAGAGCTGGCCTCACCGACGGCCCGGCAGGCGGCCAAGGACGAGCTGAGCAAGCGGGTCGCCGAGCGCTACCACCACGACGTGATGGAGGTGTACTTCACCGAGTTCGTCATGCAGTGA
- a CDS encoding motility protein A, translated as MDPATLIGIAIAFGAIFLANMLEGGSPTAMFMLPPMLLVFGGTIGVSVAGGLLKDTLSLPAALKHAFTSKVTPADESVTVLVTLAEQARRNGLLALEEQAREIDDPFLKEGVELLVDGTDPEELRDILDAKVDAKRAGDKSAAKLFGDMGAYAPTIGIIGTVLSLVHVLENLDKPTELGHMIGAAFLATLWGVLSANVIFLPLSTKLKRISELEVRRMNLLIEGLMSIQAGSNPRVIEQKLRAFLPPRAATPSDEKEAA; from the coding sequence ATGGATCCGGCCACCCTGATCGGCATCGCGATCGCGTTCGGCGCGATCTTCCTGGCCAACATGCTCGAGGGCGGCAGCCCGACGGCGATGTTCATGTTGCCGCCAATGCTGCTCGTCTTCGGCGGCACCATCGGCGTGTCGGTCGCCGGTGGCCTGCTGAAGGACACGCTCAGCCTGCCCGCCGCGCTCAAGCACGCGTTCACGAGCAAGGTCACCCCTGCCGACGAGTCGGTGACGGTGCTGGTGACGCTGGCCGAGCAGGCCCGGCGCAACGGCCTGCTCGCGCTGGAGGAGCAGGCCCGCGAGATCGACGACCCGTTCCTCAAGGAGGGCGTCGAACTGCTCGTGGACGGCACCGACCCCGAGGAGCTGCGCGACATCCTCGACGCCAAGGTCGACGCCAAGCGGGCCGGCGACAAGTCGGCGGCCAAGCTGTTCGGCGACATGGGCGCCTACGCCCCCACCATCGGGATCATCGGCACCGTGCTGAGCCTGGTGCACGTGCTGGAGAACCTCGACAAGCCCACCGAGCTCGGCCACATGATCGGCGCGGCCTTCCTGGCGACCCTGTGGGGCGTGCTGTCCGCCAACGTGATCTTCCTGCCGCTGTCGACCAAGCTCAAGCGCATCAGCGAGCTCGAGGTCCGCCGGATGAACCTGCTGATCGAGGGCCTGATGTCGATCCAGGCCGGCAGCAACCCCCGCGTGATCGAGCAGAAGCTGCGGGCCTTCCTCCCGCCGCGCGCCGCCACACCCTCGGACGAGAAGGAAGCGGCCTGA
- a CDS encoding flagellar FlbD family protein, translating into MIMLTRLTGLPFALNPDLIERAEATPDTVITLCDGHKVLVSESVAQLIELVREYRASVVALAGRLETSPVGSPALHVVPSPPLEH; encoded by the coding sequence ATGATCATGCTCACGCGGCTCACCGGGCTGCCGTTCGCGCTCAACCCGGACCTCATCGAGCGCGCCGAGGCCACACCCGACACGGTGATCACGCTGTGCGACGGCCACAAGGTGCTCGTCAGCGAGAGCGTCGCGCAGCTCATCGAGCTGGTCCGGGAGTACCGCGCCAGCGTCGTCGCCCTGGCCGGCCGGCTGGAGACCTCGCCGGTCGGCAGCCCTGCCCTGCATGTCGTCCCGTCCCCCCCTCTGGAGCACTGA
- the fliM gene encoding flagellar motor switch protein FliM, with protein sequence MAATSTTDIAAEHAAVDSPAPPSGKRARRKSGPQPFDFRRPSKFSRDHARALQIVNETFARQFTTILSTTLRSVSQVSVASIDHVSYDEYIRSSPDPTLMAILNVDPLPGAGILQLPLGIAMAAIDRLLGGNGDGNQPARALTDIESVLMRELLVRVLHELDYAFESLAKVKTSIVQLEFNPQFAQVAAPSDMVVVATFDVRIGGKEAPATLCLPFTALQPVLEQVTGHALFADRKGTDPVESARAITAGLSGVPVDVAVRFDPVTLTSSEILHLRVGDVLPLRHPVSAPLSVCAADSTCAFAVPGSKGRRLAFMIVDSNNDKDSRP encoded by the coding sequence GTGGCAGCAACCAGCACGACCGACATCGCGGCAGAGCACGCAGCAGTGGACAGCCCCGCGCCGCCGTCCGGCAAGCGGGCCCGCCGCAAGTCGGGGCCCCAACCCTTCGACTTCCGGCGGCCCAGCAAGTTCAGCCGGGACCACGCGCGGGCGCTGCAGATCGTCAACGAGACCTTCGCGCGCCAGTTCACGACGATCCTGTCCACCACCCTGCGGTCGGTGTCCCAGGTGTCGGTCGCCTCGATCGACCACGTCTCCTACGACGAGTACATCCGCTCCTCGCCGGATCCCACCCTGATGGCGATCCTCAACGTCGACCCGCTGCCGGGCGCCGGCATCCTGCAGCTGCCGCTGGGCATCGCGATGGCCGCGATCGACCGCCTGCTCGGCGGCAACGGCGACGGCAACCAGCCCGCGCGGGCACTGACCGACATCGAGAGCGTGCTGATGCGCGAGCTGCTGGTGCGGGTGCTGCACGAGCTGGACTACGCGTTCGAGTCCCTGGCCAAGGTGAAGACCAGCATCGTCCAGCTGGAGTTCAACCCCCAGTTCGCCCAGGTCGCCGCTCCGTCGGACATGGTCGTCGTGGCCACCTTCGACGTACGCATCGGCGGCAAGGAGGCGCCGGCGACGCTGTGCCTGCCCTTCACCGCGCTCCAGCCGGTGCTCGAGCAGGTCACCGGCCACGCGCTGTTCGCCGACCGCAAGGGCACCGACCCCGTGGAGTCGGCCCGGGCCATCACCGCCGGGCTCTCGGGAGTGCCGGTGGACGTCGCCGTGCGCTTCGACCCGGTCACCCTCACCTCCTCCGAGATCCTCCATCTGCGCGTCGGAGACGTGCTCCCCCTGCGCCACCCGGTCAGCGCGCCACTCTCGGTCTGCGCCGCCGACAGCACCTGTGCCTTCGCCGTGCCCGGAAGCAAGGGCCGGCGGCTCGCCTTCATGATCGTCGACTCGAACAACGACAAGGACTCCCGCCCATGA